The following DNA comes from Streptomyces globosus.
GGTGTCCAGCAGGGCCACGTCGCCCGGCGCCATGTGCGTGAAGCCGCCCGCCGGCCAGTCGTAGCTCGCCGCGGCGCTGACCAGCACACCGCCCGTGCCCTGGTGCCCGAAGTCCAGCTTGACCTGCTCGAACGGCCGCTCCACCAGGAAGCTGGCGAACGTGTGCATGATCGGCCGGAGCCCGGTGAGGGCCAGCCCGCCGCCCACCCCGACCAGCAGCTGCTCCCGGATCCCCACGTTCAGCACCCGGTCGGGGTGGCGCTCCCGGGCGGGGCGGAACCCGTCCATGGTGATCTCGGCCAGCACCAGCGCCAGCCGCGGGTCCTCGTCGAGCAGCTGCGACGTCACGGAGACGAACCGCTCCCGCATGGTGTCCACACAATCCTCCAGAATCTCCGGAACCCTCGGGTTCCCCTCGGGCCGGTCAGGCCTTCTTCTCGACGCGGGCGACGACGGCGTGCGGCCGGCCGGGGTGCGGCGCGGTGAACGCCGCGTGAAGCGCCTCGTGGTCGCGGCCGTCCACGGTCACCGCCGACCAGCCCGCCGCCTCGAAGCGGGAGGCGATGCCGCCGGGCCAGCCGTGCGTCGCCGAGTCGTTGTCGACCACCACGGTGTGCAGGCGCTCCAGGCCCGCGGAGCCCGCGTAGGCGAGGGCCTCGTGGTTGCTGCCCTCGTCCAGCTCGGCGTCGCCGATCAGCACCCACACGGCCGGATCGGCCAGGCCCTGCGCGCGCAGGCCGAGGGCGCTGCCGACGGCGAGCGGCAGGCCGTGGCCGAGCGAGCCGCTGGCGATCTCCACTCCCGGGACCAGGACGCGGTCCGGGTGGTGGCCGAGGGGGGAGTCGTACGAGCCGAAGCCGCTCAGCCAGTCGACGGGGAAGAACCCCTTCGCGGCGAGCACGGCGTAGTAGGCCATCGGGCCGTGCCCCTTGGACAGCAGGAACCGGTCCCGGCCGGGATCGCCTGCCGTCTCCGGTGCGACCCGCAGCACGCGGTCGTACAGCACCCACAGCACGTCGAGCGTGGATGTGGCGGCGGGGCCGTGCTTCTCGGCCCCCGTCATGAGCGCCATCAGGCGCCCCAGGTCCTCGTGGCGGACCCCGGGGTCCGCGGTTGCGTGAGACATGAGTGGATCATGCAACCTCAAGCCTGCTTGAGGTCAAGGGCCGGCCGCGGCGCCGGAGGCCGGAAAGGTGCGCGCGACCACCCGGCGGAGTGCGGTATTGTTCTCATGCGCGTTCGGCCGAGGGGAAACCCCAGGTCAGCGGGTATCGGGACGTGGCGCAGCTTGGTAGCGCACTTGACTGGGGGTCAAGGGGTCGCAGGTTCAAATCCTGTCGTCCCGACTCGAAAGAGTCGCAGGTCAGAGGCCGTATCGGAAGCATCCGATACGGCCTCAAGATCGTTTTAGGGGGCCGGTTGGTGATCCAGTCGGTCTGATCAGGTCAGACGGCGGTCATTGTCGTGAGTGGCAGTGAACGAGGTGCACGGAGCACCATGAGCGAGCCGTGTCCGGCGATCTTGCGTAGTACGTGCAGCGGGACGCCGGCGTCGGCGAACCATGTCAGTCCGGTGTGGCGGAGGTCGTGCCGCCGGAGGTGCTCGAAGCCGAGCTCGGTGACGACGTCGTCCCAGCGCGTGGCGTCGCGCAGGACCGCGGTGGAGATGCGTCCGCCGCGCGGTCCAAAGGCTCCTCGGTCCGCTCGCGGTAGGCGGCGGCACGCAGGGCGCGGCTCAGCCGTGCGGCGGCACTCTGCTCGGCGGCGGTGGGCCTGCGGGTACCCGTGACCGGGTTGCCGTAGGGCGCCGGTGTGCCGTCGGGGGCGACGGTGGTCCACGGGCGTTGAAGACCGACTTGGCGGTGGCGGCTGCTTTGCGTCGCCGGCCGGCCCGCTGGGCGCGGTCCTGAGCCTGCGCTTTGGACTGCGCGGCCTTGGCCCCGGTCGCTGAGGCCTGTGCCGCGAGGTCGGCGGCGTCGGTGGCTGCCGTGCTGTCCGTGACGGCCCCCACGGCGCCGGACAGCAGATCGGTGAGGTTCTCCGGCACGGGCAGGGCGGGGCCGCGGTGTCCGGAGCGGGGCAGACGCCCCGCCGGTGCAGCGTCTGCAGTGGCGGTCCAGGACGGCGAACACGCGCCCTAACAGGCCCAGGCCGCAATGGCGCTGACCGGGCATCGGCCCGACAACCTCCGAGAAGGCACCTGACAAACGGTCCCGGTCCGCCAAAAGCCCCTATCCATAGGTTATTTTGACTGGCCTGTCCGTCTCGAATCGACTGCCATAACGAACGAAGGGAAACGCCATGAGGATCACCAGGACTGCACGTAGGACGCGGGCCGGGATTGCCGTGTCCGTCGCGGCCCTGGCCGCGGGCTCACTCATACTCACCGCCTGCGGCGGAAGCAGCGACA
Coding sequences within:
- a CDS encoding transketolase, encoding MSHATADPGVRHEDLGRLMALMTGAEKHGPAATSTLDVLWVLYDRVLRVAPETAGDPGRDRFLLSKGHGPMAYYAVLAAKGFFPVDWLSGFGSYDSPLGHHPDRVLVPGVEIASGSLGHGLPLAVGSALGLRAQGLADPAVWVLIGDAELDEGSNHEALAYAGSAGLERLHTVVVDNDSATHGWPGGIASRFEAAGWSAVTVDGRDHEALHAAFTAPHPGRPHAVVARVEKKA